Proteins encoded by one window of Vitis vinifera cultivar Pinot Noir 40024 chromosome 10, ASM3070453v1:
- the LOC100247412 gene encoding berberine bridge enzyme-like 8, which yields MGTSSSSMLSLLSIILLLSLSWAASDSVHGAFLQCLSTHSQSSHPISAALYTPDNSSYSSVLESYIRNLRFNTSTTPKPRLIITATHESHIQAAIICSKKHGLQMKIRSGGHDFEGVSYVSDVPFFILDMFNLRSISVDIEDESAWVQAGATLGEMYYRIAEKSKTHGFPAGVCPTVGAGGHFSGGGYGNMMRKYGLSVDNIVDAELVDVNGRLLNRKSMGEDLFWAIIAGGGASYGVIVSYKIKLVQVPATVTVFRVARTLEQNATNIVYQWQQVADKVDGDLFIRLTMDVVNSSRSGEKTVRATFLSLFLGSSERLLSIMNTRLPELGLQSSDCTEMSWVESVLFWTEFATGTPVEALLDRNPQVLTHLKRKSDYLKEPIPKAGLEGIWKKMIELQTPYLVFNPYGGKMAEISPSATPFPHRAGNLCKIMYATNWDEEGSEAAERYINLTQKLYSYMTPFVSKSPREAFLNYRDLDLGVNHNGKNSYLEGRIYGIKYFKENFNRLVRIKTKVDPGNFFRNEQSIPTLPY from the coding sequence ATGGGAACTTCAAGCTCTTCAATGCTTTCATTGCTTTCAATCATTCTTTTGCTATCTCTTTCATGGGCAGCTTCGGATTCTGTTCATGGAGCCTTTCTCCAATGCCTTTCTACCCATTCTCAGTCTTCTCATCCCATCTCTGCAGCACTATACACTCCTGATAACTCTTCATATTCCTCTGTTTTAGAGTCATACATTAGAAACCTCCGATTCAATACATCTACGACCCCTAAACCGCGCCTTATCATCACCGCCACCCATGAGTCTCACATACAAGCTGCCATTATTTGCTCTAAGAAGCATGGCTTGCAGATGAAAATTCGAAGCGGTGGCCATGACTTCGAGGGCGTGTCTTATGTATCCGATGTCCCCTTCTTCATCCTTGATATGTTCAATCTTCGATCCATTAGTGTGGATATAGAAGATGAGAGTGCTTGGGTTCAGGCTGGAGCAACTCTTGGTGAAATGTACTATAGGATTGCCGAGAAAAGCAAGACTCATGGCTTTCCTGCTGGTGTATGTCCTACGGTAGGTGCTGGTGGCCACTTCAGTGGTGGCGGTTATGGTAATATGATGAGAAAGTACGGGCTGTCTGTCGATAACATTGTGGATGCAGAGTTGGTTGATGTTAATGGCCGACTTCTCAACCGAAAATCAATGGGGGAAGACTTGTTTTGGGCCATTATAGCAGGAGGTGGAGCTAGCTACGGCGTCATTGTTTCTTATAAAATCAAGCTTGTCCAAGTTCCAGCTACAGTAACTGTTTTCCGAGTTGCAAGGACCTTGGAACAGAATGCAACAAACATTGTGTATCAGTGGCAGCAAGTTGCAGATAAGGTTGATGGCGATCTATTCATCAGACTAACCATGGATGTGGTGAATAGCAGCCGAAGTGGAGAGAAGACAGTAAGAGCTACATTCCTGTCCTTGTTCCTTGGAAGTTCTGAAAGACTTCTCTCCATCATGAACACGAGGTTACCCGAGTTGGGGTTGCAGAGCTCAGACTGCACTGAGATGAGTTGGGTAGAATCTGTCCTCTTCTGGACAGAGTTTGCCACGGGAACGCCTGTTGAGGCTTTGCTTGATCGAAACCCTCAAGTACTCACCCACTTGAAGAGGAAATCAGACTATCTGAAGGAACCAATTCCAAAGGCTGGTTTGGAGGGGATATGGAAGAAAATGATCGAGCTACAGACGCCATATCTGGTCTTCAACCCTTACGGTGGAAAGATGGCTGAGATTTCCCCGTCTGCAACTCCTTTTCCACACCGCGCAGGGAACCTATGCAAAATCATGTACGCCACAAACTGGGATGAGGAAGGGAGTGAGGCGGCCGAACGATACATAAACTTGACACAAAAGCTCTACAGTTACATGACTCCCTTTGTTTCCAAGTCCCCCAGAGAGGCATTTCTCAACTATAGGGATCTGGACTTGGGTGTCAACCACAACGGTAAGAACAGCTACTTGGAAGGAAGAATTTATGGGATCAAGTATTTCAAGGAGAATTTCAACAGGCTGGTGCGGATCAAGACCAAGGTTGATCCTGGTAACTTCTTCAGAAATGAACAAAGCATCCCAACTCTTCCCTATTAA
- the LOC100247384 gene encoding twinkle homolog protein, chloroplastic/mitochondrial isoform X3 — MCTVNTIFMLPYNNQCKGGDSMEKSLSLFITLDGDYAVWVCHQGKCGWRGNIRAFVNDSSSYGRLNQITKIKPKREITEKSLGLKPLCSELVAYFGERMISEKTLARNSVMQKTYGDQFIIAFTYRRNGVLVSCKYRDVNKNFWQEKDTEKIFYGVDDIKEASDIIIVEGEIDKLSMEEAGFYNCVSVPDGAPPSVSTKVFESEEKDIKYQYLWNCKEYLEKASRIILATDGDAPGLALAEELARRLGRERCWQVKWPKKNEVEHFKDANEVLMYLGPDVLKKVIENAEVYPIQGLFNFSHYFNEIDAYYHHTLGFELGVSTGWRGLNGLYNAPKVKQ, encoded by the exons ATGTGTACAGTGAACACCATCTTCATGCTACCATACAACAACCAG TGTAAGGGTGGTGATTCAATGGAGAAAAGCTTATCTCTTTTCATCACTTTAGATGG GGATTATGCTGTATGGGTGTGTCATCAAGGAAAATGTGGGTGGAGAGGTAACATACGG GCCTTTGTAAATGACAGCTCATCATATGGAAGGTTGAACCAAATTACCAAAATTAAGCCCAAAAGAGAAATCACAGAAAAAAGTTTGGGTTTAAAACCACTTTGTAGTGAG CTAGTTGCATATTTTGGAGAGCGAATGATATCAGAAAAAACATTGGCAAGAAATTCTGTCATGCAAAAAACATATGGTGATCAG TTTATTATTGCATTTACTTATCGAAGAAATGGGGTGCTTGTGAgttgcaaatatcgggatgTTAACAAGAATTTTTGGCAG GAAAAGGACACAGAGAAAATATTCTATGGTGTGGATGATATAAAGGAAGCAAGTGATATAATCATT GTTGAGGGTGAAATAGACAAACTTTCAATGGAAGAAGCTGGATTCTACAATTGTGTGAGTGTCCCTGATGGAGCGCCTCCGTCAGTTTCTACAAAAGTGTTCGAATCTGAGGAAAAG GACATAAAATATCAGTATCTATGGAACTGCAaggagtacctggagaag gCATCTCGCATTATACTTGCAACTGATGGGGATGCACCTGGTCTTGCCTTAGCTGAAGAACTTGCTCGCCGCCTTGGAAGAGAAAG ATGTTGGCAAGTAAAATGGCCTaagaaaaatgaagttgaaCATTTCAAAGATGCGAATGAG GTGCTTATGTATTTAGGACCTGATGTTCTGAAAAAAGTAATTGAGAATGCTGAGGTATATCCTATTCAAGGATTGTTCAACTTTAGCCATTACTTTAATGAGATTGATGCATATTATCATCACACTCTTGGTTTTGAGCTTGGTGTTTCAACTGGATGGAGGGGTCTGAATGGATTATACAAT GCACCCAAGGTGAAGCAGTAA
- the LOC100247384 gene encoding primase homolog protein isoform X1: MPFSLLFLKLRVSDPQMLLLQQQRLVISSSRTILMASKHLLKPTPSTLPLKLNLSSPGIISAFPLKPNSRILPISLKTFALPYTSHSKVPGPVYSENPEDTSNSSARLNVLKKKLEVIGFDTQMLKIGHYSHLTCPTCKGGDSMEKSLSLFITLDGDYAVWVCHQGKCGWRGNIRAFVNDSSSYGRLNQITKIKPKREITEKSLGLKPLCSELVAYFGERMISEKTLARNSVMQKTYGDQFIIAFTYRRNGVLVSCKYRDVNKNFWQEKDTEKIFYGVDDIKEASDIIIVEGEIDKLSMEEAGFYNCVSVPDGAPPSVSTKVFESEEKDIKYQYLWNCKEYLEKASRIILATDGDAPGLALAEELARRLGRERCWQVKWPKKNEVEHFKDANEVLMYLGPDVLKKVIENAEVYPIQGLFNFSHYFNEIDAYYHHTLGFELGVSTGWRGLNGLYNAPKVKQ, encoded by the exons ATGCCCTTTTCGCTGCTCTTTCTCAAACTCCGAGTCTCAGACCCTCAAATGCTTCTTCTTCAACAACAGAGGCTAGTCATCTCCTCTTCACGCACCATCCTCATGGCCTCCAAACACCTCCTCAAACCCACTCCTTCCACGCTGCCTCTCAAGTTAAACCTTTCCTCGCCCGGCATCATCTCCGCCTTTCCTTTAAAACCCAACTCCAGAATCCTCCCAATCTCCCTCAAAACCTTCGCCTTACCTTATACTTCCCATTCCAAAGTCCCCGGACCAG TTTATTCGGAGAACCCAGAAGACACCAGTAATTCCTCCGCCCGACTCAACGTTTTGAAGAAGAAACTGGAGGTGATAGGCTTTGACACACAAATGCTTAAAATTGGGCACTACAGTCACTTGACGTGTCCCACG TGTAAGGGTGGTGATTCAATGGAGAAAAGCTTATCTCTTTTCATCACTTTAGATGG GGATTATGCTGTATGGGTGTGTCATCAAGGAAAATGTGGGTGGAGAGGTAACATACGG GCCTTTGTAAATGACAGCTCATCATATGGAAGGTTGAACCAAATTACCAAAATTAAGCCCAAAAGAGAAATCACAGAAAAAAGTTTGGGTTTAAAACCACTTTGTAGTGAG CTAGTTGCATATTTTGGAGAGCGAATGATATCAGAAAAAACATTGGCAAGAAATTCTGTCATGCAAAAAACATATGGTGATCAG TTTATTATTGCATTTACTTATCGAAGAAATGGGGTGCTTGTGAgttgcaaatatcgggatgTTAACAAGAATTTTTGGCAG GAAAAGGACACAGAGAAAATATTCTATGGTGTGGATGATATAAAGGAAGCAAGTGATATAATCATT GTTGAGGGTGAAATAGACAAACTTTCAATGGAAGAAGCTGGATTCTACAATTGTGTGAGTGTCCCTGATGGAGCGCCTCCGTCAGTTTCTACAAAAGTGTTCGAATCTGAGGAAAAG GACATAAAATATCAGTATCTATGGAACTGCAaggagtacctggagaag gCATCTCGCATTATACTTGCAACTGATGGGGATGCACCTGGTCTTGCCTTAGCTGAAGAACTTGCTCGCCGCCTTGGAAGAGAAAG ATGTTGGCAAGTAAAATGGCCTaagaaaaatgaagttgaaCATTTCAAAGATGCGAATGAG GTGCTTATGTATTTAGGACCTGATGTTCTGAAAAAAGTAATTGAGAATGCTGAGGTATATCCTATTCAAGGATTGTTCAACTTTAGCCATTACTTTAATGAGATTGATGCATATTATCATCACACTCTTGGTTTTGAGCTTGGTGTTTCAACTGGATGGAGGGGTCTGAATGGATTATACAAT GCACCCAAGGTGAAGCAGTAA
- the LOC100247384 gene encoding primase homolog protein isoform X2, with protein MPFSLLFLKLRVSDPQMLLLQQQRLVISSSRTILMASKHLLKPTPSTLPLKLNLSSPGIISAFPLKPNSRILPISLKTFALPYTSHSKVPGPVYSENPEDTSNSSARLNVLKKKLEVIGFDTQMLKIGHYSHLTCPTCKGGDSMEKSLSLFITLDGDYAVWVCHQGKCGWRGNIRAFVNDSSSYGRLNQITKIKPKREITEKSLGLKPLCSELVAYFGERMISEKTLARNSVMQKTYGDQFIIAFTYRRNGVLVSCKYRDVNKNFWQEKDTEKIFYGVDDIKEASDIIIVEGEIDKLSMEEAGFYNCVSVPDGAPPSVSTKVFESEEKDIKYQYLWNCKEYLEKASRIILATDGDAPGLALAEELARRLGRERCLCI; from the exons ATGCCCTTTTCGCTGCTCTTTCTCAAACTCCGAGTCTCAGACCCTCAAATGCTTCTTCTTCAACAACAGAGGCTAGTCATCTCCTCTTCACGCACCATCCTCATGGCCTCCAAACACCTCCTCAAACCCACTCCTTCCACGCTGCCTCTCAAGTTAAACCTTTCCTCGCCCGGCATCATCTCCGCCTTTCCTTTAAAACCCAACTCCAGAATCCTCCCAATCTCCCTCAAAACCTTCGCCTTACCTTATACTTCCCATTCCAAAGTCCCCGGACCAG TTTATTCGGAGAACCCAGAAGACACCAGTAATTCCTCCGCCCGACTCAACGTTTTGAAGAAGAAACTGGAGGTGATAGGCTTTGACACACAAATGCTTAAAATTGGGCACTACAGTCACTTGACGTGTCCCACG TGTAAGGGTGGTGATTCAATGGAGAAAAGCTTATCTCTTTTCATCACTTTAGATGG GGATTATGCTGTATGGGTGTGTCATCAAGGAAAATGTGGGTGGAGAGGTAACATACGG GCCTTTGTAAATGACAGCTCATCATATGGAAGGTTGAACCAAATTACCAAAATTAAGCCCAAAAGAGAAATCACAGAAAAAAGTTTGGGTTTAAAACCACTTTGTAGTGAG CTAGTTGCATATTTTGGAGAGCGAATGATATCAGAAAAAACATTGGCAAGAAATTCTGTCATGCAAAAAACATATGGTGATCAG TTTATTATTGCATTTACTTATCGAAGAAATGGGGTGCTTGTGAgttgcaaatatcgggatgTTAACAAGAATTTTTGGCAG GAAAAGGACACAGAGAAAATATTCTATGGTGTGGATGATATAAAGGAAGCAAGTGATATAATCATT GTTGAGGGTGAAATAGACAAACTTTCAATGGAAGAAGCTGGATTCTACAATTGTGTGAGTGTCCCTGATGGAGCGCCTCCGTCAGTTTCTACAAAAGTGTTCGAATCTGAGGAAAAG GACATAAAATATCAGTATCTATGGAACTGCAaggagtacctggagaag gCATCTCGCATTATACTTGCAACTGATGGGGATGCACCTGGTCTTGCCTTAGCTGAAGAACTTGCTCGCCGCCTTGGAAGAGAAAG GTGCTTATGTATTTAG